CCGAACGAGGTCCGCTCACATACGCGAAGCCTCCCGGTGTCGGAGCCTCCCGCCGAAAGCGGGGCTCGGCTCCCAGCTCGCCGGCGAAGCGGACTGCATCGGCGCTGGGCCGCACGGCGTGGATCCGCACGGCCCAGCACCCGACGGAGGCTGCGTGGGCGCTCAGGACGGCGGTGACCGTGTCCCGCTCCTCTGCTCGGCGCGGCATGCCCTCCGCATCTGCCAGAAGAGCTCCCAGAAAGCCTTTTCGGCTCGCCCCGAGAAGCACCCGGTGGCCGGTGCTCACGAACTTGTCCAGATCATGGGTGGCCAGCTGCCAGCTCTGCTCGTGGGTCTTCGCGAAGCCGATCCCCGGGTCCAGGATGATCCGCTCGGGGCTCACCCCGGCGTCGAGGTGCTGCTGGCGGATCTGCTGCAGCTCCTCGAGCACCTCAGACACGACGTCGTCGTACTGGGCGCGGTCCTGCATCGTCTTGGAGTCGCCCCGGTTGTGGGTGATGACGACGTCGCAGCCGGCCTCCGCGACCGCGGCCGGCATGT
The sequence above is drawn from the Nesterenkonia populi genome and encodes:
- the folP gene encoding dihydropteroate synthase, with the translated sequence MRTLVMGILNVTPDSFSDGGRHDDVASALAQARRMVAEGADILDLGGESTRPGAEPVEPREEQARLLPVLEHLLEEVPARISVDTRHPETARAALSLARGRAPELIINDVSGLLTHPDMPAAVAEAGCDVVITHNRGDSKTMQDRAQYDDVVSEVLEELQQIRQQHLDAGVSPERIILDPGIGFAKTHEQSWQLATHDLDKFVSTGHRVLLGASRKGFLGALLADAEGMPRRAEERDTVTAVLSAHAASVGCWAVRIHAVRPSADAVRFAGELGAEPRFRREAPTPGGFAYVSGPRSGT